In the Blautia coccoides genome, GGCAGCCATAGTTCCGGTGATACCGTTTTCTAATTTATAAATACAGAAAGCATTATCATCAACTTCTATAAAAGAGCCATCAGCTTTCTTTTTATCCAGAGTGCAGAGTTGAGCTGTGACTTGGGTGATATGCTGTCCGGTTAAATATTGAATAATATCGGTTTTATGAATACCCAAATCTGCCATTACTCCCATAGAAGCCTTTTGCTTGTCAAAAAACCATATTTGCCCTGGATCAATAGTCCATGTTTCGGGACCGCTATGCCTGAAGGATGTAGAGAACGTACAAAGATTACCAATGATTCCCTGCAGCAGCAGTTCTTTGGCTTTTTGATGTGTGCGGGTTAGGCGTTGGTTATGGCCAATCATTAAAAAACGTTTGTTATCTTTTGCGGTTTTTACCATAGCTTCACATTCATCAAGTGTGATACCCATAGGCTTTTCACATAAAACATGTTTTTGAGCCGATAATGCGGCAATAGTGAGAGCGCTGTGGGTAGTGTTTGCAGTACAAATACTGACTGCATCGATGGAAGAGTCTGCCAATAATTCTTCCCAAGAGGCAAAAGCTCTTGTGTCATAAACATCTGCAATCGTTTTGGCTCGTTCAGTGTTCATATCATATATACCATCTATGACAACATCTTTATTTGCCGCATATTCTGGTAGATGGCGTGTCTGGGCAATTTTCCCGCAGCCGATAATACCTATATGAATCATGTTTTCTCCTTTCTCGATAATGAATATATAGATTGTTTTATGGGAATGTACTCAGAAAAATAGAGCATGATTGAATTTATCGGATTTGAAAATCATAAATCTGGTGAAGATTCATCTGTGATATCAGACTAACATATCGAAAAAAAGCTGTCAAGAACTTTAAAAGACAGTGAATATATAAAATAATGCCAATTGAGATTTAAAAATACACAAATTAGCCTGTAATTATCAGATATTAGTATTGCATTATTTTGGCATAGTCACTATATACAAAATATGGAGAGAAAATATGTTAAAAATGTAAGATTACAATGAAAAAATAAGAAGACTGGAGGGAAATAACAAAATTCAGAAGATAATGCAGTGCTAATTTAGAATAAGAAAGCGGATAGACCGAAAAAAAGAAACTTGTTACACTGATATCAGTCGAAGAAAAATACTTTTAAGAGCAAATGCATGGATAGGCCTATCAAACGTATCGGCGAGGAAGTAAAATCTGGTGAAAATCGACTTGTGTTATCACTCGGTGTTAGAAATACTTTAAGAGTAAGTAAAGGAGACTAAAGTATGAAAAGAAGAATGATTTCGCTGTTTTTGACAACCATATTGACGGCAGCATTGTTGTCCGGATGCGGCGGTGAACAGAAAGACAGTTCAGATTTAAAAGAAAGTAATACAACAGAAGAAGATAAAAAACAGGAGACAGAACCAGAAGAAAAGTCTGAGACTGTAAATGACGATAACCAGGAAGAAAAACCGGAAAAGCTCGTAATGGTAATTTCATCCGAAGGTACGGGGCCTATGGAGCAGACCATCAAACAGTTCACAGAGGAGACGGGAATAGAGATTGAATTGATCTCAGAAGCTTATGATAATGTACATAACAAAATTATGACTATGGTTGCAGGCGGAAGTCAATGCGATATTGTGTGTCTGGATACGGTATGGCCGGCAGAATTTGCAAAATCGAATTTGATACTTCCGATGGATGAATATCTGGAGCCGGGATTTGGAGATAAATTTACAGATATATCGTGGAAACAACTCCAGTATAATGGACACCAGTATGGAATACCGACAGGAAACGATGCAAAATGGTTGTTTTATAACAAAGAGATTTTAGAAAAAGCAGGTTATCATGAACCACCAAAAACATGGCAGGAACTGGGAGATATGTCTCTGAAAATGAAAGAGGAGGGGCTTGTAAAATACGGAATTGCCTGGGGAGCCAGTCAGGCCGAGGGATTGGTATGCGATTATACTGCACTGCTGTATGGATTTGGAGGACAATATCGTGAGGACGATGAGAACAGCAGTGGAAATTGGAAACTAAATAGTGAGGAATCTTTGGACGCGCTGACATGGTTTCGTGACTCCATGGA is a window encoding:
- a CDS encoding Gfo/Idh/MocA family protein, giving the protein MIHIGIIGCGKIAQTRHLPEYAANKDVVIDGIYDMNTERAKTIADVYDTRAFASWEELLADSSIDAVSICTANTTHSALTIAALSAQKHVLCEKPMGITLDECEAMVKTAKDNKRFLMIGHNQRLTRTHQKAKELLLQGIIGNLCTFSTSFRHSGPETWTIDPGQIWFFDKQKASMGVMADLGIHKTDIIQYLTGQHITQVTAQLCTLDKKKADGSFIEVDDNAFCIYKLENGITGTMAASWSCYGPEDNSTVLYGTEGVMYLYTNPAYSLIIERKNGERILYTLDKIQTNETQTKSGVIDTWLNCLRKNIPPEISGEEVLHSMRAVFAAATSAQTGTTIDIL
- a CDS encoding extracellular solute-binding protein encodes the protein MKRRMISLFLTTILTAALLSGCGGEQKDSSDLKESNTTEEDKKQETEPEEKSETVNDDNQEEKPEKLVMVISSEGTGPMEQTIKQFTEETGIEIELISEAYDNVHNKIMTMVAGGSQCDIVCLDTVWPAEFAKSNLILPMDEYLEPGFGDKFTDISWKQLQYNGHQYGIPTGNDAKWLFYNKEILEKAGYHEPPKTWQELGDMSLKMKEEGLVKYGIAWGASQAEGLVCDYTALLYGFGGQYREDDENSSGNWKLNSEESLDALTWFRDSMENGIADPASTTYTDRNVMNTFMAGDVAFVTGWSSYWTATNSESESAIAGKVGMTMLPGSEKMKSGSVAGGGGYAVVSTTKSTKWAVEFLKLLTEPEIQKSFLEGVSQMPTLKELYEDEELTSKFEILDMAYPQYEYAHFRPILVQYQNWSNMVQESIHKVIANGEDPQTVLDSLQQNVTSQIQN